A single genomic interval of Spinacia oleracea cultivar Varoflay chromosome 6, BTI_SOV_V1, whole genome shotgun sequence harbors:
- the LOC110804873 gene encoding uncharacterized protein: MDTSWIDLRKGDAGYYNGCMEFLEVAKDTLLEGITRCPCNKCKLNKLYPLEEVGGHILFNGFYKNYRQWIFHCKDEESNTLEIHSDQAKVVGRDDMDGLLGAAFTVDNSAQTTNEPQDPSLSEEIFEDEDLYNMHEELNFDCEEDDEFPPNNTNEEEAKYKRLRETSDEGLYEGYTTFSKLSFLLHLFHLKCMLHWSATSFNKFLEPLLNPFSNMKEFPSSYYEGMKIMKDLGLGYEKIHACPNDCMLYWGDIAEKSECHICHTSRWKNVKENEGEISENFKETGKKGVPAKVMRYFPLIPRLKRLYMSSKTTEDMRWHFDRKDEKIISHPADSEAWKKFDQRYEEFAKDPRSVRLGLESDGFNPYRLMNTSYSTWAVILIPYNLPPWLCMKSTSFILSLIIPGKFGPGMYIDVYLRPLIHEFKLLWEGVDAFDDHSGKSFKMRAALHSTINDFPAYAMLSGWSTRGYKACPSCVDSGCAYSFGGKIFYPRAQKWLPIDHPYRSQANVFDGKEEYGLALVPPSGTEVLKQQEKVKYVYGKSKSVPKRRGRQEDDEIDDDDDDEQDDVVLWKKKRTLLGMEKSKDDNNARLALKARNIKSHLWPESHPNRVKDYLPPAAYTVSKEEKERFLNVLQNLKVSDGYGSNLQRASNATKVTYLLDELSEFFKKIFSTTIERSELDTIQSRLVLTICKMEKEFLPIFFTIMVHLLIHLVDEVKLGGPVHYRWMYAIERYLAFLKTRVSNKAQPEGSITEGYILWETIAFCSRYLESVETIFNRPKRKEDGFPNINNYLYYSGGRVVGMKENVRLDDNSLKQAHRYVLLHSDETKPANNLDDSTKEGKLRKALAGGLRNRGKRKKSVIINGYKFDTVDRERSRKTQHSGIMVEADGQEYYGKLKEILEFDYYCSFKVLMFRCDWVDIRRGFKTYPSGRVRVNFSKLMHTGQNLKDDPFIFSSQAKQVFYIEDEIQNGWFHVIKTKPRDLFDIPDDDDDDE, translated from the exons ATGGATACTAGTTGGATTGACTTACGAAAAGGGGATGCCGGTTATTATAATGGTTGCATGGAATTTTTAGAGGTTGCGAAGGACACTCTTTTAGAGGGAATTACTCGATGCCCATGTAATAAATGCAAGTTAAATAAACTATATCCCTTAGAAGAGGTAGGAGGACACATTTTATTTAACGGTTTTTATAAGAACTATAGACAATGGATTTTCCATTGTAAAGATGAAGAGAGTAATACCTTAGAGATCCATAGTGATCAAGCAAAGGTAGTAGGTCGAGATGATATGGATGGGTTACTAGGAGCAGCTTTCACGGTTGACAATAGTGCACAAACCACCAACGAACCCCAAGACCCATCATTAAGTGAAGAAATTTTTGAAGATGAAGATTTGTATAACATGCATGAAGAGTTAAATTTTGATTGTGAGGAAGATGATGAATTTCCACCAAACAACACCAATGAAGAAGAAGCGAAGTATAAACGACTAAGGGAAACTTCTGATGAGGGTTTATATGAGGGGTATACAACTTTCTCAAAGTTGTCGTTTCTGTTGCACTTGTTTCACCTCAAGTGTATGCTCCATTGGTCTGCCACATCATTTAATAAGTTTCTTGAACCTCTATTAAACCCATTTTCTAATATGAAGGAGTTTCCTTCGTCGTATTATGAAGGCATGAAGATAATGAAGGATTTGGGTTTGGGTTACGAGAAAATCCATGCATGTCCAAATGATTGCATGTTATATTGGGGCGATATTGCAGAAAAAAGTGAGTGTCATATCTGTCACACATCAAGGTGGAAAAATGTGAAAGAAAATGAGGGCGAGATAAGTGAGAATTTTAAAGAAACAGGTAAGAAGGGCGTTCCAGCTAAAGTAATGCGGTATTTTCCTCTCATCCCTAGACTAAAGAGGCTTTACATGTCTTCTAAAACAACAGAGGACATGAGATGGCATTTTGACCGCAAGGATGAAAAGATCATAAGTCACCCAGCAGATAGTGAAGCTTGGAAAAAATTTGATCAAAGATATGAGGAATTCGCCAAAGACCCTCGTAGTGTTAGATTGGGTCTAGAAAGTGATGGTTTTAATCCATATCGTTTGATGAATACTAGTTACAGTACATGGGCAGTGATCCTGATTCCTTATAATTTGCCACCATGGCTTTGTATGAAGTCAACGTCATTCATTTTGTCTTTGATCATTCCTGGTAAGTTTGGTCCTGGTATGTATATTGATGTGTATTTGCGACCACTAATCCATGAGTTTAAATTGTTGTGGGAAGGTGTAGATGCCTTTGATGATCATAGTGGAAAAAGTTTTAAAATGCGAGCAGCGTTACACTCCACTATAAATGACTTTCCGGCATATGCTATGTTGTCCGGTTGGAGTACGAGAGGTTATAAAGCGTGCCCTTCTTGTGTTGATTCTGGTTGTGCGTATAGTTTCGGTGGTAAAATTTTCTACCCTAGAGCTCAAAAATGGTTACCAATTGATCATCCTTATCGTTCTCAAGCAAACGTATTCGATGGGAAAGAGGAATATGGTCTTGCTCTGGTTCCCCCAAGCGGGACAGAAGTTTTGAAGCAACAAGAAAAAGTTAAGTATGTTTATGGAAAGTCAAAAAGTGTTCCTAAAAGAAGAGGGAGACAAGAGGATGATGAAATTgacgacgatgatgatgatgaacaaGATGATGTCGTTCTGTGGAAAAAGAAAA GAACACTTTTAGGTATGGAGAAGAGTAAAGATGATAATAATGCTAGACTAGCCCTTAAAGCGCGGAACATAAAATCTCATCTTTGGCCCGAATCTCATCCAAATCGTGTTAAGGACTATTTGCCTCCGGCTGCATACACCGTGtctaaagaagagaaagaacgaTTTTTGAATGTCCTACAAAATCTTAAAGTTTCTGATGGATATGGATCTAATTTGCAAAG AGCATCAAATGCCACAAAAGTAACTTATTTGCTTGATGAATTGTCGGAATTTTTCAAGAAGATATTTTCAACTACTATTGAAAGAAGTGAATTAGATACCATTCAGTCGAGGCTTGTATTGACTATTTGTAAGATGGAGAAAGAGTTTTTGCCAATATTTTTCACAATCATGGTGCATCTACTAATTCATTTAGTGGATGAGGTCAAACTCGGTGGACCTGTTCATTATAGGTGGATGTATGCCATTGAGAG GTACTTGGCCTTTTTGAAAACTCGTGTAAGTAATAAAGCGCAACCAGAAGGATCCATAACAGAAGGGTATATTTTATGGGAGACAATTGCATTTTGTTCGAGATATCTAGAAAGTGTTGAGACCATATTCAACAGACCGAAGAGGAAAGAAGATGGTTTTCCAAACATCAATAACTATTTATACTACTCTGGTGGTCGTGTAGTTGGGATGAAAGAAAATGTCCGTCTTGATGACAATAGTTTAAAGCAAGCACATCGCTATGTTTTGCTTCATTCAGATGAGACGAAACCG GCCAATAACCTAGATGATAGCACGAAAGAAGGAAAATTGAGAAAAGCCTTGGCAGGTGGTTTAAGAAATCGCGGGAAAAGGAAGAAGAGCGTTATTATCAATGGCTATAAATTTGACACGGTGGATCGTGAGCGATCTCGAAAGACTCAACATTCTGGAATTATGGTAGAAGCTGACGGCCAAGAGTATTATGGAAAACTTAAAGAAATATTAGAATTTGATTATTATTGTTCTTTCAAGGTTCTAATGTTCCGATGTGATTGGGTTGATATACGAAGGGGTTTCAAAACATACCCGAGTGGCAGAGTTCGTGTTAATTTCTCGAAGTTGATGCACACTGGTCAAAATTTGAAAGATGATCCATTTATTTTCTCTTCTCAAGCGAAACAAGTTTTTTACATTGAGGATGAGATACAAAACGGATGGTTTCATGTTATTAAGACTAAGCCTAGGGACTTGTTTGATATAcccgacgatgatgatgatgatgagtag